The sequence AAATATCACCCTACCAGCTAGAAATTAGGAAAGACCCGTTAACCGCAAAGAACAACTTGTTAATAACAGGAAAATCTTGTTTCGCTATATCCTAAATAAGGAAAGCTCCTGTTAGagcttgcactatatgccaaataagggaaAATGCTCTTAAAGGATGTGTGCCTAACAAATTGTGATTTTCAGCTACATAAACTCCTGTATTTCCTGCTTATGCAGAGCAACTATGGCTGACTCTCCCTTTATACGTATACTTGAATAAGGGATCCTCAGGTGATTCTGATTTGAAACAGAAGACATGGTTAATTTCCCACCACAGAGCCACAGATGGaactatcttccatgaacttacctagtcaTTTTTTTACCCGGTTAATAATTGTCTTGAGTGGAATGTTATCTTGGACGCAACTTGAAGAAGTTGCTCCTCTGAATCCTGATAGGCACTCAATAAGGATATACACTGGCCATGAAGAACCGGGATTGTCACAGTAAAACTGGGATATATGGTCTCTTTACCTTCTTAACCAGGTCCTTTCCTGTCTTGGGGAAAGTCTCAAAATTGTCCCATTCTTGCAGCTGGGAACGGAACCTCATCTATGCTAAAAGATTAtagtgacgggttgggtcacagaaactccTTCAAGACTGCCACTAGATGTGCTGGGATGCCAAAGAGAACACACACCCCTGCCAGAAAAGGCTTCTCTCCATTCCCATCTTGCTGAGCTAGGCACACCAGTTGGCTCCAGCACAGATCAAGAGGTTGGGCCATGCCCCCCTGCAGTTCACAGAAACTAAGGTTCACTTAAcccaggggcttctcagttaacagggactttcccagcacccagtaatcagtctttctgggagcctaaaccccaaataaatccgttttactctgtataaagcttatatagggtaaacgTATAAATTGTCTGGcccctataacactgatagagagatatgcacagctgtttgctcccccaggtattaatcacttactctgattaattaataaacaaaaaatattttattaagtataaaaggtgggatttaagtggttccaagtaattacagacagaacaaagtaagttaccaggcaaaataaaacaaaacatgcaagtctaagcctaatacattaagaaactgaatacaggtaaatctcatcttcagagatgttccaataagcttttttcacagactaTACTCCTTCCTAGTGTGGaaccaatcctttcccctggtacagtccttcttagttccagcaggcatcttaggtgaaaagcaggggattcCACATGACTGGGGCCTTTGTTCTGTTACATCCAATTTTATAGCTTgtgcacaaggcgggaatcctttgtctctctctgggttcccagccctccttctaaatggaaaggcacgaggttaaagatggattccagtaccaggtgacatggtcacatgtccatgaacaattcagctttttgcaggctgacacCATTGTTtccatgttagtttgaacgttcccagaaaagttcagatgtggattggcatctcccaaagtctattgttagttaagtactcccaattacttgaatcgTCCCTTCACAATATGTTGGCCAAATCTCCCTTATGtgtttcctacagcaaacacttcaaATAAAAGCATAGAAGCagtgctcataacttcagatataaaaatgatacatggatagaaataggatgaacacattcagtagataataacctttgcaaagatatgttacatggcgtACCTAgcacaaagcatattccagttatgtcatatttacactcataagcatatttccataaacaaatagagtgcaacatcacaattaTCACAAAGCAAGTCTGATTGGACAGCACAGTCTCTTCCCTTTAGGGGGTTTTGTGACCAGCACTACAAAGTCCACCCCAGCCTCCTTCAAAGTAGAAGGTTTATTGTCAAATAgaacaaagcattagagaaaatggatttaaaataacAGGCAGCTGTCACACGTCTATACTCATCTATCTCACGTCTCACTACCAACTGAGTTAGACAGGGTTTGCTCTGGAAATAGAGGAACAGAGCTGGCCCATCTTACATTCTTTTGGAAAGCCAAGGAGCTCTTGGGACACAGCTTAGTTTCCCTGTGTCTCTGAGAACATCTTCCCATCTTTTGTCCCCTTTCTTGTGGAAGCAGCCTTTGCTGAAACCTGTGTGAGCCTGGGCCCAGTCACCACAGTGCTCAGCctgctgtgaggcagggcagggctattatccACCTGTCCAGAGAATCAGAGACAGCCAATGGCTTGACCAAGGTGACACATGTCAGGGAATCAAACACAGCAGTCCTGAGTCACAGAGCAGTGCCTGGACCACAGGACCAGACTTCCAGTCTCCTGAGTGGTGACAGGCCTGGCTGGATTCTCTGGTCTGCCAGCAGAGATTGAGAATGGCAAGAATCCCTGCACTTCAGAGATTGAGAATGGCAAGGAGCAAGTTACAGTGATTTGATTCACTGGCCTGTTCTCACCCTACAGCGTGGAGTCAAGAGCAGCCTGGGGACTGGGCTGACATACTCTCATTGGTAACAGCTTCCTAGAGCACAGAACACCCAGACCAAGTCCCTGAGGACAGATGCCACCTCAGGATGCCTCCTTCAGGCCTGAGGTGGCCCTGTAGGCACACTGACCTTCCCTCTGAGATTTTTGCAGTGACTTACTCTCAGCCTGGGATACTTAAAAGAGGAGCCCCCTTTGTGGGGTCACATTAATTTAGTCTTCTCCAAAACACAGGCTCTCCGATCCTCCAGCCCCATCTTCCTCCTTTGCTCAGGAACATCCCCACCATCTTGCTTGCTGGGGTGACATTTGTTTCAGACATGCCACATCCCCTACTCCCCTTTTTCTCCTGAAGCCCCACCCTGTATCCCATCTCTTCCCACTAAGCCCTGCCTCCTGCTTCTCCACTTTCCCCGATGCTCCGCCTTACATGCAGGCCTGAgtcaggccatggtaagagctgctcCGGGAGCACTGTCTGCTGTGAGGAACCCCAGACTGCCCACTTTCCCTGGCTTGTACATCCTGGGGAGTAAAATGTGGAGGGTCTGGGGCACCCACAGTGGCTGTGGCTgtctgggcagctcttaccatggcccggctctggcttccagccagaCAAGGGAGCAGAGTCtcagtgtcagggttccctcccctctctgaacactggggtacagatgtggggacccgcatgaaagacccccgaagcttatttctaccagcttaggttaaaaacttccccaaagcacaaatCCTTTCTTTTCCTTGGATGGGTACTACTGCCACCACCATGTGAGTTAgagaaagattcaggaaaagaaccacttggagttcctgtttccctaaaatattccccccacctctttacccccttttctggggaggtttgagaataatctaccaaccaaataggtaaaccaggtgaggacagaccagacccttgggtttttaggacactaaaaaccaatcagattcttaaaaaacagaactgtattataaaaacaaaataaaacaagcacctctgtaaaatcaggatggaaggtaattttacagggtaatcaggttcaaacacagaggattcccctccagGCAAActtcaaaattacaaaaaaaaaaaaaagggataaacctccctcttagcacagagaaaattcacaagctaaaacaaaaggtaAACTAACGCCTTCTCTTGCtatacttacaatttgtaatcttagaggATTATTTCAGGTATGGTTTaggagaggtttttttctttcctgcctggtCCCCCTCTTTCTCCCGAGAGAACACAAataaaaaccttcccccacagatttgaaagtatcttctccccttattggtccttttggtcaggtgccaaccaggttatctgagcttcttacccctttacaggtaaaggagggattttatgctacccatagctgtatgtttatgacactcTGTGAAAGGGGAGTAtaggggtggggccctgggggaagagatgaggcaaaaggaggggcctcagggaaaaaGGAACCAGGATGGAATAGGTGGCCGTGGCCGTCACTCATGTTTTTTGGATCCTGTGTCACAGGTGCCAGAACCAAGTGATGAACTGACCCTTCACTTGACAAATGCCCTGATTATCCTCTCACGAAGATGTTTGCTTTTCACACTGTACACAATTGGATTCATCACGGGGGGGACCAGCAGGTAGACATAGCCCAGGAGAATCTTAAGTAAGTGAGAAGAGCTATTCCCAAATCTGTGTATCACAGCCAGGCTGACGTTTGGTGTGTAGAAGAGCAGGACGGCACACAGGTGGGAGACGCAGGTGTTCAGGGCCCTGAGGCACTCCGTGTGGGACGTGATGCTCAGCACTGTTTTGAGAATCATCATGTAAGAGAGGAAGATGAGCAGTGAGTCCAATCCAAACGTGAAGAGAGTAGTAAACAAGCCATAGATGTAGTTGACTGTGATATCCGAACAAGCCAACTTCATGACATCCTGGTGCAGGCAGTAGGAATGCGAGAGGACGTTGGCTTGACAGTATTGGAACCTTTTCAGGAGACAGGGGAATGGTAATGCTACAGCCAGCCCTCTTACCACAAACACCAACCCCATCTTGGCTATTCTCGGTGGAGTTAAGATGGAAGCATATCTCAGCGGGTTACAGATGGCAACAAAGCGGTCAAAGGCCATCAACAAGAGCACGGAAGATTCAATTTTTGCAAGAAAGTGGAGGAAGAACAGCTGCCCAAAACAAGCATTAAGGCTTATCTCCCTAGAGTTAAACAAGTATATGCCCAGGATTGTCGGTATGGTGGATATAGATAAGCTAAGGTCTGTGACAGCCAACATGGAAAGGAACatgtacatgggctcatggaggcttggatctgtttttataatgaacagaatgactgaatttcctacTATCGAAATAGCGTACATTAAGCTGAAGAGGATTGAGATCCAGATATGGACgtcttcctgcccaggtatcccagtGAGAAGGAACACTGCAGAGTTGAATTCGGTGTAATTCGCAGCTGATATAATGGGCTGGGCCATTCCAAAGAGTTTTGAGATTTACttcctaaaataaaaaagaacaggagactaGATGATATTTAATGAGACATTTTTCTGCTCTCTGTGCCACTTGAGAGACTTTCAGGAGCTTAAGGAAGATCAGCAAATAAATATCCTTGGATTTGCAGCACCAATAGGAAGATAGGCACTGCCAGAGTGGATCAGACCTgcagttcatctagcccagtatccagtgaCCAGTTCCAGATGATACAGAGGAAAGTGGAAGAAGCCCTGCAATAGGCAGCTATGAGATAACCTGCTCCCAGGAAAAGTGTCCCCCTGACACCAACTAGTTAGACATATTTTGTGATGTAAATCTGGAAGGTTTAGAGCTCTTccaagactttaaaaaacaaatcctcATGACTGTAATTGGATTTTCTGGTTACCCGTATCAACCTCCAGTCCTTCTTTGAATCATACTTAGCCCTTGGCCCCATTTGTATCTTGTGGCTTTGAGTTCTACAGCCTAGTTGAGCACTGTGTGATTGTACAGTTGCGACCTTCCTAAAGACACCCTTTCTGGCCCTCCACTTCTGAGTGTGACCCGTTGTATCATATGTATCAGATGGTAAAGACATGGCAAGTGCAGTGAAAACAGTCATTCTATAGAGCTGAAAACAGTGATTCTATTTAGCTGTCCTGCATTGAAGCTACGTATAAACATGTTTTATTGCTTCTGTAGAGGTTATGATCTACCGAATCTATTAATCCTGTTTGTATACATGTCTCATTTTTgcattcgaagttatgaatattggctgcatacttgTTTAATTCTGAGTAGGtttcagtgaagcagttggtcagcttcctgagaaaagactattctcagtcagtgcccaatcaagaagccatAATGCCAACAATGAACTAGGAGATGCCgatccacatctgggctttcccagtAATGTGGCTTGGCTGATAGGGAACTCAGTCATgcgtggacatgtgacttgcccggGGGaccccaaaactccattttgcagCTGGACTTTGTATAGAGGAgtggagggggtctccacccacaagatgttttgtctgttactacttggaacctcttaaatcctactttctgtatttaatacaatcacttttcactttttaattgacccagagtatgtattaatacctgggcaggggtgcaaacagctgtgcatacctctctatcagtgttatagagggtgaaccaACTGATGAgtagttacccttcccttcataaatataaagggaagggtaaccacctttctgtatacagtgctacgaaatccctcctggccagaagcaaagtccttttacctgtaaagggttaagaagctcaggtaacccggctggcacctgacccaaaatgaccaatgaggggacaagatacctTCAAacctggaggggggggaaaggcttttgtctgtctgcctgatacctttgccgggaacagatcaaggatgcaagccttccaactcctgtaaagttagttaGTAATCTAGCAAGAAAATgagttaggttttctttgttttggcttgtgaaattcgctgtgctggagggaatgtgtattcctgttttttgtgtctttttgtaaactaaggttttgcc is a genomic window of Lepidochelys kempii isolate rLepKem1 chromosome 1, rLepKem1.hap2, whole genome shotgun sequence containing:
- the LOC140905603 gene encoding olfactory receptor 51G2-like; its protein translation is MPLQQILQAVATVTGPGSTSLISLCQQGAGEVPRAIVEAQRLWVEALSNTDVQVFLLTGIPGQEDVHIWISILFSLMYAISIVGNSVILFIIKTDPSLHEPMYMFLSMLAVTDLSLSISTIPTILGIYLFNSREISLNACFGQLFFLHFLAKIESSVLLLMAFDRFVAICNPLRYASILTPPRIAKMGLVFVVRGLAVALPFPCLLKRFQYCQANVLSHSYCLHQDVMKLACSDITVNYIYGLFTTLFTFGLDSLLIFLSYMMILKTVLSITSHTECLRALNTCVSHLCAVLLFYTPNVSLAVIHRFGNSSSHLLKILLGYVYLLVPPVMNPIVYSVKSKHLRERIIRAFVK